The DNA region CCATCCTACACCTTTGATAGCTTTGTGGTAGGAAGTTCAAACCAATATGCTTATACGGCTGCTAAATCCATTGCTGAAAAACCAGGTGTGATGTACAATCCTGTTTTTATTTATGGACCTACAGGACTTGGTAAAACACACCTTATTCATGCTATTGGTAATTATGCTCAAGCAAAAGGTAAAATTGTCATTTACGCTACGATTGAACAGTTCATGAATGACTTTACCTACAATCTTCGAAACCAATCCATGGACAGATTTCGTGAAAAATACCGTAATTGCGATGTTTTACTTATTGATGATACCCAATTTTTATCCAACAAAATTCAAACACAAGAAGAGTTTTTTCACACCTTTAATGAACTCCATTCTGCGGGTAAGCAGATTGTCTTAACGTCTGATAAACCACCTAAAATGATTAATGGCTTAGAAGATCGTTTAAAAAGCCGTTTTGAATGGGGTTTGATTGCCGATATTGGCTTACCAGAATTAGAAACCAAAATTGCCATTATCAAAAAGAAGTGTGAACTAGATGGTATTAATCTTAACAGTGATATTGTCAATTACATTGCAGCCAACATGGGCGATAATATTCGTGAAATTGAAAGTGCTATTATTAACCTCAATGCCTATGCATCACTGATGCGTCAAGAAATTACCCTTGATTTTGCAAAAAATGTTATGCGCGAACAGATTAAAGAACGTCGTGAAAATATTAGCCTTGAAGATATTATTCAAATTATTGCAAAAGATCTCAATATTAAGCCTAGCGAAATTAAATCAACCAAACGTAGTAAAAACATTGTAGAAGCTAGACGTATTGGTATCTATTTGGCACGGACACTCACACCAAACTCAATGCCATCTTTAGCAACCTATTTTGGAATGAAAGATCATACAGCGGTTTCACACAATATTAAAAAGATTAATGAACTGATTGAAACGAATGAGTCCTTCAAACTCAAAGTTGAAGATCTTAAAAATAAGATTTTAACAAAGCAGATATAAAAAGTTTTGATGGTAAACGTGACGAGATGTGAAAAACTCACACCAAATCTTTCACGCAAATAGTCCCTAGTTTGAGGTATAATGTGGATGTTTTCACAAATTCATCCCAATCTACTACTTCAGCTATTTTAAATTAAATAATAAAAGGAGAGTCTATGAAAGTTTCGATCAAAAAAAGTATTTTAGAAAACATGCTACTTAACATACAACCCTATTTAGAAAAAAAAGATTTAAGTCAAATCACATCACATGTTTTACTTATAGCTGAAGAAACTCAATTTACACTAAAAGCAACTGATTATGAAATCGGTCTTAGTTACCATACTCCTGAAATAAAAATTAGTGTTGCAGGTAATGCAACCGCTAATGGTAAAAAACTTTTGGATATCATCAAAGGTTTAAAAGATGACGAAGTTATTTTAGAAACAATCAATGATTACCTCTACATCAAACAGAATAGCTCCAAATTTAAACTTCCAATGCTAAGCCCTAGTGATTTTCCTCCTTTCCCTGAAATTGATTCTAAACCTAAATTTGACATCAATAGCAATACCCTTGTTCGCTCTATCAAAAAGATAGCTCCTGCTATTGATAGTAATAATCCTAAATTTGAGCTCAACGGATCATTAATTGATATTAAAGACAATAGCATCAGTTTAGTTGCAACCGATACGAAACGTCTTGCCATTATGAAAATCGAACAACCAACAGAACATGATTTTTCATTGATTATTCCTAAAAAAGCTATCGGTGAAATTCAAAAACTTTTTTTTGATAATATTGAAATTTTTTATGATGAAAATACACTCATTGCAAGTTCAGCCCATTTTACATTTTTTACAAAACTCATCAACGGAAAATTTCCTGATTATCAACGCATTATTCCAAAAAATAAAAACTATCGAATTTTACTTAACCGTGAATCTATGGTGGAATCTATTAAACAAATTTCTATTATTTCCCCTGAAATTAAAATCACTTTTAAACCTGATAAAATTGTCTTTGAAAGTTTAAATGATGATAACATTGAAGCAAAAACAGAAATTGATTTTAAAACAGGACTTGAGAGTGATATTTACCTTGCAGTTAACAGTCGTTATATTTTAGATTTTTTATCTAATATCGAAAATAGTAACTTTACCCTAGGTTTCAATGATAGTGGCCTTCCATTCACTTTAGAAAGTGATAATTTTACGACCATTGTTATGCCAATTATGATTTAAAAAATTAAGCACACAGTGCGTGAGCTTACGCTTTTGTAAACTCAGCGCTAGCGTAGCTTTTAGAGCTTTGCTTTAAAAGCGTATCAAAGAATTAAAAATAGGAAGTGGAGAAAATATGAGTACTTACGGTGCAGACAATATTAAAGTTTTAAAAGGCCTTGAAGCAGTACGAAAGCGTCCAGGTATGTATATTGGTGATACCAACATTAATGGTCTTCATCACCTTATTTATGAAGTGGTTGATAACTCTATTGATGAAGCAATGGCAGGCTATTGTGATCTGATTAAAGTGGAACTTACACGTGAAGGTTCATGTATCGTTATTGATAATGGTCGTGGTATTCCCGTTGGTTGGCATGAGGGTGAAAATATGTCAGCGGCGACGGTTGTTTTAACCGTACTTCATGCAGGTGGAAAGTTTGATAAAGATACCTATAAAGTGAGTGGAGGTTTGCACGGTGTTGGTGTTTCGGTTGTAAATGCTCTCTCATCTAAACTTATCGCTACGATTAAACGTGAAGGAAATGAGCATCGTCAAGAATTTGCATGTGGTATTCCTCAAACACCATTAGGTGTGGTTAAAACAACCAATCGTACGGGTACAATGATTGAGTTTTGGCCTGATGGTACTATTTTTGAAACAACAGAATTTCAATTTGAAATTTTGGCAACACGTTTCCGAGAGCTTGCTTATCTTAACCCAAAAATTCGAATTGAACTTAAAGATCAAAGAGATGGACGTGCTGAAGTGTACCACTTTGAAGGTGGTATTAAACAGTTTGTAATGGATCTCAATAAAAAAGAAAAAGTAGCAGAAGCTGTTCATTATACTGCTAGCATTGATGATGTTGAAGTTGATGTTGCGATGATGTATAACTCAACCTACAGTGAAATTTTCTACTCTTTTGTTAATAACATTAAAACCATTGATGGTGGAACCCATGAGAGCGGTTTTAGAGCAGGACTGACACGTGCTATTACCAACTATATCTCTTTAAATGCAGGAGCACGTGAAAAAGATGCCAAAATAACGGGTGATGATGTTCGCGAGGGTTTGATTGCTATTGTCAGTGTTAAAGTACCTGAACCTCAATTTGAGGGTCAAACCAAAGGAAAATTGGGTAGTTCTTACGTTAAACCTATTGTTCAAAAATTGGTCTATGAACAACTGGTTAAATATTTTGAAGAAAACCCTATTGAAGCCAAAGCGATTATGAACAAAGCGCTTGCAGCGGCACGTGGTCGTGAAGCGGCTAAAAACGCACGTGATCTAACACGAAGAAAAGATGCTATGAGCATTGGCACACTTCCTGGAAAATTGGCAGATTGTCAAAGTAAAGATCCAAGTATTTGTGAACTTTATCTTGTAGAGGGCGATAGTGCGGGTGGTTCAGCTAAACAAGGACGTGATAGAGTTTTTCAAGCCATTTTGCCACTTAAAGGTAAAATTCTTAACGTTGAAAAAAGCCGTTTAGACAAAATTTTAAAATCCGATGAAATTAAAAATATGATTACAGCCTTAGGATGCGGTATTGGCGATGAATTTAATGAAGAGAAACTTCGTTATCACAAGCTTATCATTATGACCGATGCGGATGTCGATGGTAGCCATATTCAAACCCTTCTTTTAACATTCCTTTTCCGCTTTTTGCGCCCTATTGTGGATAATGGTTATGTCTATTTAGCTCAACCACCACTTTACCGTTATAAAAAAGGTAAAAAAGAGATTTATCTCAAAGATGATCATGAAATGAATGCCTTTTTAATTGAATCAGGTATGGATAGTATTGCGATTGAAGGTGTTGGAACTCCTGATTTAGTGGATTACTTTAAAATTATCTCTGCATATCGAGGTATTTTAAAAGAGCTTGAAAAACGTTTTGCTATGATCGAAGTAATTCGTTATTTGATTGAAAATCCAGATTTGATTGTACTTCCTACGGAAGGATTATTTGTTGAAATTCAAAAATTTATTACAAACCTTGGTTACAATATTTTAAATCATTACATCAATGATGAAGGAATTCATCTCTTTATTCAAACCAAAGATGGTTTAGAAGAACTTCTTTTAGATGAAACGTTCTATACCAATCCTCTTTATGAAGAAGCACGTTACATTTACACAAAAATACAAGAACGTGACTTTGATGTGTTTGACGGTAAAGATCCTGTTGAAGTGTTAGATGAAATTGAAAAAAGTGCTAAAAAAGGTGCTTATATCCAACGCTACAAAGGTCTTGGTGAAATGAATCCTGAACAACTTTGGGAAACAACCATGAATCCTGAAAACAGACGCCTTTTACAAGTTAAGGTTGAAGATGCAGAAGCAGCCAGTGACACCTTTACCCTCTTTATGGGTGATGAAGTTGAACCTCGCCGACAGTACATTCAAGATCATGCCAAAGATGTAAAACACTTGGACGTTTAATGCTCTATTCTGAGATTAAGGAGAGAGAAAATCGATTTATTACAGCTCTTAAAATCGCTTTTCCTTTTCTTCTTCTCATCGGCATTTTTTTTCACGCATTTCAACTTTTTCCTTATACTTCAGTCAATTTTATTCTTCTTATTTTGCTAATTCCCATTTATGTTTATTATACGGTCTATTTGATTTATCATGGATTTCAAACAACGTTGATTGATCCTACGACTAAAACATTTACCAGAATGGAAATAATGACTAAAATCGAAAACATAAAAGATCGAGAGAATACGACAATCATCTTTTTACATGTAAATAATTTTAGTGATATTAATGAGCGTTATGGTATCCATAATGGAGATATTCTGCTCTTTCATTTTATACAAAAATTAGAGTTTTTTTTACGAGAACATCATTTTAAAAATGTTTCCATTGGGCGCTATAGCAATGATAGTTTTTTGTTTTACATTAAAAATCCAAGTAAAGAACTTCGTCATCTTTTAACTATTTTTACGAAGAGTGTTCAAAATGTAGGAATTTCGAATATCGAAATAAAAGTTGATTTTTCACTTTTAAGTGCTGCCTATGACAGTGATACAAAAAATATCATAGAACATCTTTTAATGCTCATAGAAGAACAAAAAAAGAGTGAAGAAATAATGCCAAATATCAAGCTCAATCAATTTCAAATGATTATAGATGAAGCAATTAAATACCATCAACTTTTTTTTAAATATCAACCCTCTTTAAGCCTTGAAACTGAAAAAATCGAAATAGTAGAAGTCTTAACTCGTATGGAATCTCAAACCTATGGATTGCTTTCCAAACAACAGATTCAGCGTATTGTTAACCACACAGGGTATGAAAAAATATTTGATGAAAAAGTTTTTGAACTTCTAGTGGAGGAAATTTTACCTTTACTGGAAAAAGAAGTTCTTTTGAGTGTTGAAATTTCACCTGTAACACTACGAAATCTCAGTTTTAAGCACTATCTTATAACACTTTTTGAAAAAAAGAATATTGCACCAAATCGCTTTATTCTTGAATTTACAGAAAAAAAGAGTTATGAAAATATGCACCGGTTTAGAGAAATTATAGAGAGTTATCAAGAAGTCGGGTTTAAAATAGCCCTAGGTAATTTTGGGGGTAATAACTGTAGTTTTGAGTATCTTAAACATTTACCCATTGATTTAGTGAAGTTTGACATTGAATTTACTAAAAAAATAGATGATTCCAAATACCAACAACTTCTTTTACATTATGTAGAACTCATCCAAACACTTCATATACAAAGTATGGTAAAATTTGTCGATAAAGAGGCATATTTTCAAAAGATGAAAGAGATAAAACCTGATTATATACAAGGGTTTTGTATTTCAAAGCCTAAAAATTTAGAACAAATAATAGGAGACATTTTATGAAATACGGTGAACAAATTATTAAAGAATTTGATGTTGAAAAAGACTTAGAAATTTGGCCTAATCAACATAAAAAAAATTATGTGATTAAGCTTACATTGCCAGAGTTTTGTTGTTTGTGCCCACGCAGTGGTTATCCCGATTTTGCAACCATTTACATTGACTATACTCCTGATGAACTTGTTGTTGAGCTCAAAGCAATCAAGCTTTACATTAACAGTTTTATGAACCGAAACATTAGCCATGAAAATAGTGCTAATGAAATTTATGATTTACTAGACCGTAAACTCAAGCCAAAATGGCTCAAAGTTGTTGCTGATTTTAATCCTAGAGGTAATGTTCATACGGTCATTGAAATCGATTCAAAACAAGTACGAAATGAGAGTTCATGTTAAGTCCAAAACTCATTGAGCAGTTTTTTGGGGCTGCATCGATTCAGCGTTGGAATGATTATCCACGCATGGTTGAACTCGTGGAACTTGATAAACAAGCGCATAAATTTATCATAGCTTATTTGATTGCAAAAATGGAACCCAAAGAGAGCATTAATATGCGCTCTTTAATTGAAGCGGGCATTTTTGAATTTTTGCGTCGCGTGGTTGTCACCGATATTCGCCCCGATGTTTTTCGCAAAGCACTTCAAAAAAAAGAGAAAGAGATCAATACTTGGGTTTTAGAACAGCTCTATGACTCACTCAGCGATATTGAAGAGGGTGCTTTTTACGAGCGTTTTAAAACCTATCTAAATGATAGTTCCATGTATAAAAAAGAGCGTTTTATCCTTAAAGCCGCTTCGTATATGGCAACGCGTTGGGAATTTTCCATTGTCTATCAAACCAGCCAATTTTTAAACAATATTGACCGTGTGAAAGAGGCAGTTGAAGAGGAAATCGAAGATTATTATGAACTTATAAGTGTTCGTAAAATGGCAATGAATAAAAAAATCTCTAAAATTGTTGATTTAAGCGGACGACTTCGTTTTCAAAAACGTTGGGCACAAACGCCTCGTATTCCTGAAACTTCTGTATTGGGGCATATGCTGATTGTTGCCATTTTGGGCTATTTTTACTCCCTCTCTGCCAAAGCGTGTGATGGGCGTCTGGTCAATAACTTCTTTTGTGCTCTTTTTCATGATTTTCCTGAAGCGCTCACCCGTGACATCATCTCTCCCGTTAAATATTCTGTCAGTGGATTGGATGATATTATCAGTGAGTTTGAAATTAAGATGATTGAAGAAGAGATATTGCCTTACCTTCCAGAGGGGCTCACTAAAGAGTTTAAATACCTTCTTGGACTTTACGGGGACAATCAAAAAGATGAATTTATGAACCGCATCAATGAGCATGAAATCAAAATGGTTGAAGATGTTTCAGCCTACAATGAGGAAAAATACAATGCCATTGATGGAAAAGCACTTAAAAATTGCGATAATTTAGCTGCATTTATTGAAGCGACACTTTCTATTTCGCATGGTGTTAGATCCAAAGAACTGATACAAGGCAAAGAGCATATTCGCGGTAAATTGAAAGAAAAAGGAAAAATAGGAAATGTTGATTTTTATGAATTAGCATTGGAAATTGAAACGTATTTGGGAGTTTAGAAAAAAGGTATAAAAAAACCCTCTCCCAGATGACTGCGGCACACACCTAAAAAAAGCGCTCTGCTGTGTTCCCACCCTGAAGCGTTACTCTTAAAAGACATTGCACAGGTCTAGAAGAAGGCGAAGCGTATTTTACCCAAAAATTCTTAAAATATACAGAGGATAGTCATGGTAGACCCAAAAATTGAAGAGAGTTGGAAAAATGTTTTACGTGAAGAGTTTCAAAAGCCCTATTTTGAAGCTTTAAAAAGCTTTTTAGTGGAAGAAAAAAAACACTATACTGTTTATCCTAGTGGTGCAAACATCTTTGCAGCATTTGATAACACACCCTTTGAAAGCGTTGAAGTGGTCATTTTAGGACAAGATCCTTATCATGGAGCGAGTCAGGCACACGGGCTCTCTTTCTCCGTACAAGACGGCATCCAGCATCCGCCATCCCTTCAAAATATTTTTAAAGAGCTTAAAGATGATTTGGGTTGTACCATTCCTAAAAATGGTAATTTAACTGCGTGGGCAAAGCAAGGTGTCTTTTTACTCAACACCGTTTTAACCGTACGTGCTAGCGAAGCTAATTCACACCGAGGACAGGGTTGGGAAAACTTTACAGATGCTGTGATTAAGACGTTAAGCACTGAAAAAGAACATTTGGTATTTATTCTTTGGGGAAGTCCAGCAGGTGCAAAAGCGAGCCTCATTGATGGTAATAAACACCTGATTTTACGTGCTCCTCACCCTTCTCCTCTTTCCTCATACCGTGGATTTTTTGGTTCGAAGCCCTTTTCAAAAAGCAATGAATATCTTACATGTAACGGCAAAAAGCCGATTAATTGGTGCTTAGCTTGAGTGTAAAAGAGGCAATTTACGCGTGGTATCAAAAAAATGGTCGTCATGATCTTCCCTGGCGCCAAACCACTGATGCCTACAAAATTTATCTCAGTGAAATTATGCTGCAACAGACCCAAGTCAAGACAGTATTGGAACGTTTTTATTTTCCTTTTTTGGAGCGATTTCCGACCCTTCAAAGTGTGGCAGAGGCTCCGCTTGATGATGTTTTAAAAATGTGGGAAGGACTTGGCTACTACACTCGTGCTCGAAATCTTCACCATACTGCGCTTACATGTAACGGTATTTTGCCTAAAAATCCTGAAGAACTTGGTGGGCTGAAAGGCATTGGCAAAAGTACGGCACATGCAATTTGCTCGTTTGCGTATCATCAAGCACTCCCAATCTTGGATGCCAATGTGAAGCGCGTTTTGTGTCGTTATTTTGCACTTAATGTCAAAGATGAAAAAGTGCTTTGGGAAAAGGCGTGGAAACTTTTACATGTAAAGCATCCCTATGAACATAACCAAGCAATGATGGACATTGGAGCACTCGTGTGTACGCCCAAAAATCCAAACTGTTTAGAGTGTCCACTAAACTTTACATGTAAAGGTAAAGATACGCCTGAAAACTATCCACAATCCCTTAAAAAAGCGAAAGTTCCTATCAAGCGACGTTTTGCCTTGGTTGCACTCAAAGAGGGCAAATTGGGGCTCATTCAACGCAAAGAAAGACTTCTTCATGGCCTTTGGGGATTTGTTCAAGTGGATGAGTGCCCAGAAAATGCAGAAATTTTAGGAAAAGTAACGCACACCTACAGCCATTTTAAGCTGGAGTTAGAAGTCGTGAAATGCGATTTACATGTAAAAGTTGATGATTATTTTACGCCAGAGCAAATTGCGACACTGGCTCTATCAACAGTTGATAAAAAGATTTTACAACTACCCGCCATGATGGGGAATGTAACCCCTGCTACCCCAAAGTAAAAGTGTCGCACCACACAAACTGACCACCATCATAACGCCCATGATAGGCAAGAGTGTACCATCGTGTAACGAGCTTGCAATAAAGCCCATGAGTGCTCCCACGCTGTACTGTAAAACACCAATAATGGCATTGGCTGAGGCACTAATACTAGGAAAAAATTCCAATGTTAATGAAACAGAATTTCCGAAAACAAACCCTAAAATACCAACATAGAGTCCTACTAAGGGAAAAATAACAAAGAGGCCTGCGTCACGTAATACGAATAACATAATACCGACAATGGCTTGTACGATAACTCCAAAACGTAAGAGTTGTAAGGGGTCTTTTCGCTTCACAACCCAAACATTAAGCCTTCCAAAGATCATCATCATTAAAACATTAATACCGAAAAAAAGTGAAAATCGGCTTGCGCTGACATGAAAATGCTCCATGTAAACGAATGAGGAAGAGGTAATAAAGGTATACATACCAGAGGTACAAAGTATTTGTGAAACAATGAAAACCATTGCAAGTTTGTGGCTTAAAACGGTTTTATAGTTTTGAATGGGGGTAATTTTAGTGCGTATTTGTTTTGTGGCAGGAAAGCGAAATAGATAAAAAATTAGGGCAAAAAGGGTGTAAAATCCAAGAATTAAAAAAATGGCTTCCCACTCAAAAAATTTAAGAACCAATGCGCCAAGCGTTGGTGCTAACAGTGGCGCCATGAGCATTACCATCGCAATTAATGAAAAAATACGTGCACTCTCTTTCCCATTAAACATGTCACGTACGGTGGCAGAGACATTGACAGTGGCAACACCTCCTCCAAAAGATTGAAGAGCTCGAAGAATCCAAAAAATTTCGATTTGATTGGTAATGGAGAGCAATAAACTGCTCATTCCAAAAACAATCAATCCTATCATAACCATAGGGCGTCTGCCATAAGCGTCGGAAATGGGCCCACCCAAAAGCTGTCCCATTGCCATACCAAAAAAGTAGAGGCTAAGGCTAAATTCAACATTGGGGATACTTGTGTGAAGGTCTGTTGCAATGGCTGGGAATGAAGGTAAATACATATCAATCGCCAAAGGAGTAATTGCCGATAAAGACGCAAGGACTAAGACGATTTGGCGCTCTGTAAGGGCTTTAGACATGCGTTTTTTTCTTTCGTGTAGATAGTTTTATAGAAATTATAGGGTAAAAGTTTAAATTTTATGTTAATAGATAAGAGAATATTTTGAAACGGTTAATATTATAATCCTTTTGATCACCATACATTAATAGTTTTTTAAGCGGACTCTATCTACAATCTTGTAATAAATGATATGTGATAAAGTATCACATATGTTGGAACAAACTTTTTTTGCTAACGGTAAGTGCCAGACATTGAACAATTAAGGTTGCCCACAATGATTTATTTTCTATTTTTAGATAATAAAGTCTTTGATTAATGTTAAAAATTTATCATATGGAGGTTTTGCAATGTCGAAACGGATCATTTCGATACTAGTTCCTGTCTTGGTTTTACTGATCGTTTGGTTTTCTCCTATTCCCTCAGGGCTTACTATTCAAGCGTGGCATTATATGGCAATCTTTTTAGCTGTGATTGTTGGACTTGTTATTGAGCCTGTTCCTGCCGCATTGGTAGGACTAATAGGTGTTTCACTAATGGCTTTAATAGGACTTGCGGGCAAAACACCCGCAGATAATGTCAAATGGGCACTTTCAGGGTTTTCCAATTCGACAATTTGGTTGATTTTCGCCGCATTTATGTTTGCAATGGGTTACCAAAAAACGGGTTTAGGAAAAAGAATATCGCTTATTATGATTCGCTACATGGGTAAAAGTTCACTCGGTCTTGGCTATGCGGTGGCGTTTGCCGACCTTGTGTTAGCACCCTTTATGCCTTCGAATACGGCGCGAGGAGGAGGAACCATTTTCCCTATTGCGATTAACATCCCCATTATTTTCAATTCAACACCTGAGCATGAACCTCGTAAAATGGGTGCATACATCACATGGATAGCGATGAGCGCAACCTGTGTGACAAGCTCCATGTTTCTAACGGCACTTGCCCCCAATCTTCTTGCCATTGATCTCATCGCAAAAGGTGCAAATATTTTCATAACATGGGGTGCGTGGGCAAAAATCATGGTACCTCTTATGTTTGCCACTTTTCCTTGTAACGCCACTTTTGGTTTATTGGATTTATCCACCTACTCAAAAACAGTCTCCTGAAGCGCCTGCATGGGCAAAAGATGAGTTAAAAAAGATGGGCGATATTTCGTTAAAAGAAATTTTGATGGGATCATTCGCATTTTTAGCGCTCATCCTTTGGATCTTTGGTAAAGAGCTCAATGTTGATGCAACAATAGCCGCGATTTCTATCACCGTGATGATGGTCTTAACGAATGTTGTCTCTTGGGATGATGTCATTGGTAATAAGCCTGCATGGAATATTTTAGTCTGGTTTGCAACACTCGTGGCATTGGCCTCAGGGGCTTAAAGATGTCGGTATTTTGGCATGGATGGGCAAAGGGACTGAAGTTTATCTCTCAGGACTAAGCCCCACAATGTTGATGATCTCAATGATAGTGCTCTTCTTTCTTTTGCACTACTTTTTTGCCAGTTTAACGGCGCACACGACAGCATTATTGCCTATTTTTATTGTGATTGCGTCAAAACTGATTGCTCCTGATCAGTTGATGACTTTTATGATTTTACTCACCAGTACGATTGGTTTGATGGGAATTATCACCCCTTATGGTACAGGACCTTCGCCTATTTGGTATGGCGCTGGTTATATTTCACAAGGAAAATGGTGGGCATTAGGCGCTATTTTTGCAACTATTTTCATGGCGGTACTTTTAGTCGGTGCTTTGATTTTTCTCTAAATATGATTTACATGTAAAGGATATAACGATGTTTGTACTCGATCAAAAAGAGATGATGACTCAAACGTTAGGAAAGTTTGTGGATTTAGTTTCCAAAGAGCTCCCTGATGATGTGATGGCAAAGCTTAAGGAACTCAGAGTTCAGGAAGAACAACCTTTGGCCAAAGCCATTTATGATGTGATGTTTGAAAATATGGATAAAGCGAAAAAGCTCAGTCGCCCGACCTGTCAAGATACGGGAGTCATTCAATATTTTGTCAGAACAGGTGCTAAATTTCCCTATTTGGGACAATTACGTGAGATCTTAAAAGAGGCTACGATTCTTGCGACTAAAAGTGCCCCGCTCAGACTCAATGCCGTTGAAGTTTTCGATGAAGTCAACACAGGAACCAATGTTGGTACGGATGTTCCTTACATTACGTGGGATATCGTTG from Sulfurospirillum diekertiae includes:
- the mutY gene encoding A/G-specific adenine glycosylase, with protein sequence MLSLSVKEAIYAWYQKNGRHDLPWRQTTDAYKIYLSEIMLQQTQVKTVLERFYFPFLERFPTLQSVAEAPLDDVLKMWEGLGYYTRARNLHHTALTCNGILPKNPEELGGLKGIGKSTAHAICSFAYHQALPILDANVKRVLCRYFALNVKDEKVLWEKAWKLLHVKHPYEHNQAMMDIGALVCTPKNPNCLECPLNFTCKGKDTPENYPQSLKKAKVPIKRRFALVALKEGKLGLIQRKERLLHGLWGFVQVDECPENAEILGKVTHTYSHFKLELEVVKCDLHVKVDDYFTPEQIATLALSTVDKKILQLPAMMGNVTPATPK
- a CDS encoding multidrug effflux MFS transporter, producing MSKALTERQIVLVLASLSAITPLAIDMYLPSFPAIATDLHTSIPNVEFSLSLYFFGMAMGQLLGGPISDAYGRRPMVMIGLIVFGMSSLLLSITNQIEIFWILRALQSFGGGVATVNVSATVRDMFNGKESARIFSLIAMVMLMAPLLAPTLGALVLKFFEWEAIFLILGFYTLFALIFYLFRFPATKQIRTKITPIQNYKTVLSHKLAMVFIVSQILCTSGMYTFITSSSFVYMEHFHVSASRFSLFFGINVLMMMIFGRLNVWVVKRKDPLQLLRFGVIVQAIVGIMLFVLRDAGLFVIFPLVGLYVGILGFVFGNSVSLTLEFFPSISASANAIIGVLQYSVGALMGFIASSLHDGTLLPIMGVMMVVSLCGATLLLWGSRGYIPHHGG
- a CDS encoding DASS family sodium-coupled anion symporter, whose amino-acid sequence is MSKRIISILVPVLVLLIVWFSPIPSGLTIQAWHYMAIFLAVIVGLVIEPVPAALVGLIGVSLMALIGLAGKTPADNVKWALSGFSNSTIWLIFAAFMFAMGYQKTGLGKRISLIMIRYMGKSSLGLGYAVAFADLVLAPFMPSNTARGGGTIFPIAINIPIIFNSTPEHEPRKMGAYITWIAMSATCVTSSMFLTALAPNLLAIDLIAKGANIFITWGAWAKIMVPLMFATFPCNATFGLLDLSTYSKTVS
- a CDS encoding anion permease, whose translation is MRGQKSWYLLCLPLFLVTPLLVYWIYPPTQKQSPEAPAWAKDELKKMGDISLKEILMGSFAFLALILWIFGKELNVDATIAAISITVMMVLTNVVSWDDVIGNKPAWNILVWFATLVALASGA
- a CDS encoding anion permease; this translates as MQHSWHWPQGLKDVGILAWMGKGTEVYLSGLSPTMLMISMIVLFFLLHYFFASLTAHTTALLPIFIVIASKLIAPDQLMTFMILLTSTIGLMGIITPYGTGPSPIWYGAGYISQGKWWALGAIFATIFMAVLLVGALIFL